CGTCCTCTCCGTACTACTTGCTTGGCAGTTTCCAGGTTATGTTAGAGGGAGAATGTATGCCCAGGAGAGTGGAAGGCAGTCATAGAAAAATGTAGCAAGATTGCAGCCAGTCCCACGCAGGTGGAGAAACTTAGACCCCTGGGGTCAAAGGTGTTGAGTGGTTAGGAGTGCTCAGCACACCTGCTGTGCAGCACCACTGCAACCCTCCCCAGAGCAACACCCTTCTCCCTAGAAATCCTGGGAGAGCATCCGCAGAGGGAAGGAGCACGCGAGGAGGCAGGCTGGTGTGCGAAATATCTTTAATGAGTGGACAGAGGGGAACGAGCTTGCTGTGAGCAGAGGTTCCggtgcagagagcaggaggatcAGCTGAGAGCCGGCAGCCTGTGGCTGCGGCAGAGATCCTGCTGGCCATCTGTCTGCCTAGCCCGTTGGGAGAGAGGGGCCAGCAGTGCCCACCTAGGCAGGCTGTGGGGGGCCTCGAGGCTCAGGGCGACAGAAGAGAGCAAGGACacgggagggaaaggagagagtggaagaagggaaaggcagaCATGGGCTGTACTGTGAGAGAGCCCAGGCTGGCACCTTCAGGCCTCGCTTTGCAGGGGCAGTCGGGATCGCAGAGCCCCTCTGAATCCATTGCCCAGGAGCTCCATCCTCATTCTAGAACCATCTTCTGGGCTACGAGGGGTCCTCCTCTGGGGCCATCACCAGCAGCTTTAGCAGGGCAGGCACCTGGAGCCACCGTAACGGCCGCCGATGCCAGAGAGGCTGAAGCCTCCGGAGGAGATGGGGACTCCCTgagagctgaggatgctgcCAACGGCAGCAGAGGTGCTGGATCCCACGGCGGTGCTCTgcgggaaggagctgaggatggggCCGGGCAGGGTCACCACCACGGCAGAGGGTTGGATGACAACGGTggagtcctggcactgcctaACACAGGGCTCATTGCAGCTGCTGGCCAGCGGGGCTGGCCCGCTGGGCTGGCATGGCACGCATGGGTTGTAGCAGGACATGTCTGAGGGTGGGAGGTGCACCTGCGagagagagggcagggaagaagcagagcatgGAGGATGCATGAAGAGCAGCCTGTGACCCTGCCACCAGGCAGTCAAGGCACCTGGTGGGCCGGAAGCCGGAGGCCGTGCGGCCAGAACTCAGCCTCGTGCTTTGCCTCAACCCCAAGGGCTCTGCGCAGGGCATCCCGGGGAAAGGGGAGTCCTGCCCAGTCCAGAGCCCAGAAGACCCCTCAGGCAAGCACCAGCCTCTCATCGTGCCAGAACTTCTGCCCCCTTTCCCTCTTCCAAGAAGCCCCAAGTCCCAGTGGAGCACAGCGGAGCACGTATCAGCTGAGACATgcggcaggagcaggagaaagggcTTCAGACTCACCTGGTTCCCAAGGAGGTGGAGGCGAGAGAAGTGGCTGAGCGAGTGGGGAGTTTGGCCGGCTTTTATAGAGCTCCTGCACCGCCCCAGGCCCAGAGTCACCCCGTACGTGGGCAGTAATTTGCCAGCAGACTCACCTCACATGCAGAAGAGCCTAGCTCATGGCATGGGTTGTGCTTGTTGTGCCTTGAATGcagccttttcatttcctcGTTTCTGGCATGCCCATTCTTCCATGGAGGCTCTTTGAAGTGCTGGCATGAGAGGCCGAAGGATTTCCAGGGCAGGAACTTGTCAGTGTGGGCAGCAGTGTAGGCTCAGGTGCCAGAGGAGTCCGGTGCAGACCCGGCCCTTGGGCAGTGGCCCTCTGTTAGGGTTGCCTGTGACTCGTTTTGCAGGAAGGGGTCCAGGCCCTTCTAGTGCCCTAGTCCCCAGCCGAACACGCAAGAGTCCctgtgcatgtgcgtgtgccctatccttctctccctctccctccctcccagctctctctgacAGTCACTGGTCATTGCCTCCTCTGGTGGCTGGGTTGTGCTTCAGGTTTTGACTCTCCTCCACCTGATGCTGCCCGCTCTGGGGGGAGATCTGTCCAAGGATGCCGAGTTGAGattaggaaagcaaaaggcCCCGTGGAGTTGAAGCAGGCCAAGGAGCTGGAGAGAAACACAAAGGGCTTTTCTGGTATATCAGCAACTAGGGAAACATGGGTGTAGCCCTGGATGGGGCAGGTGACCCTGTGACACGTGATAGAGCTCGATCGCCTAGCGAGATCACCACTCAGAGGACACAGAAAAAGCTGAGGCCCTCAAAGCCTTCTTGGCCTTGGGTCTTCCCTTGTAAGATTTGTCTTTGGGAAGGTTAGGCCCCTGGCATGCGTGGGCAAAtctggagcaaggaagactCTCAGAAGAGGAGGATCAAGCTAGGGAACATTGAAACATTGTTGGAGGACGATCAGCTGAGCGTCCATACCCTGTGGCtgaggcagagacctcctgggCTTCCGTCCGCCTAGCGCACTGGGAGAGACGGGTCCGCTGTCCCTGCTAGACAGGCTGAATAGAAGCAAGGCTGTGGGAGCAGACGAGAtacacccacaagtgctgagggagctggcgaaTGTCACTGCAAGGCCTCGCTTGAAAGCTTTGAAAGCATCGTGGTGCTTGGGGAAGGTTTCTGAGTGCTGGAGGACAGCAAACAGCAGTTGTGTCATCGAGCAGGGCAAGCAGGATGCTctgggggcaggagagggcatGGGGGcctgctctggagaggctgGTCAACCTCACGTCCACCCCTGCAAGCATGATGGAGCAAAACCTCCTGGAAGCCATTTGCagacacatgaaggacaagTAGGTGactgggagtagtcagcatggactTGTGGAAGGGAAATCTGGCTTGACCAAACCCCTAGCCTTCTACGATGAGACGACTGGCTTTGGAGTTGATGCGCAGACGCCCACGGGTCCTAGCGGACCGCATAGAAGGGTACCGAGAGAGCGGACCGACGTCTCCCCAGGCCCACTCTCTAGTGTCCTTGAAAGGTCGTGGGGGTCCGGGCAGGCTCCCGATGCCTGGCAAATGTGAGCAAATGTCACAGCCATcttcagaagaggagagaaaaggcacaaaggagaaggcagggaaCTACTGGCCCATCAGCCTCTCTTTGGTCTCTCAGCACTGTCTGCCACAAGGGCCTTGTATCCAGCTGAGGATGGGATGctctgggtgggtgggtggAGAACGGGATGAGTAAAACGTGGTGGGGTGACGGGGCTCAGGGCATAGGGCTTCCTGGGTCGTGCTCAACCTGGAGGCCTGTAACAGGGGCAGTAGCGCCGGGGTCTCTCGTGGGGCTTGTCCTGTTTCACATCTTTACGGGTGAGCGGGAGGAAGTGGTGGCGTGCCCTCTCCTCAAGTTGGCAGGGGGGACCAAATTGCGGGGAGGAGCTGACACGCTCCAGGGCAGGGCGGCCATTCAGGGGGAGCTAGCCACACTGGGGGAATGGGCCGACAGGAGTGTCCGACATTCAATCAGGCCAAACACCAAGTCGTCTTCCTGTGAGGGAAGAACCTCTTGCAACAGCGCAGGCTGGGGTCTGAACTGCCCTGTGCTCCAGTGGTCCCAGGACCTCCTTGTGCAGATCTGCCTCCTGGGGGCAGGGTCAGCcttgggagggggaggggaaaggggagtGGCATTGAGCGAGGGTGGGAATGGCCACacagggctcagcttcctggCCATAGAGCCTGGCAGTGTCCGGGAGCTCCCCTGAGCAGTGTATGGAGGGAAAGACTGGGTTGCAAAAGACATCTCTGTGCTGATCGGCGGTTCTGCCCACCTAGCAGGTGATATGTGTTCTCGTGGCATTAGGGCTTTGGCACACCTCCCGTCCCAGGCCCCAAAGCCCTCCTCAGTTCAAACAAAAGCCAGCCGTAATGGAGGCAAGGAAAGCATTGCTCCACTCTCCCGTGGCACTGCAGGCTTGTGCAGGGTACTTGAGCCAATCCAACAAGCCTCTCAAAGCAAGGGAGACTGGTGGCAGGATATTAGCGATGGCTAGCAAGGCCCTGCCAGATGCCGGGGATGCTGGGGGAGGGGATGTGCTCAGAAGGGCCCTGTGAATGAAAGCATCTCAGACTGCATCAAGGAGTTGTTGCATCCTCACTGCATGAACAAAGGACTTTGCTGCCCTGGAGATGTGGAGGCAGCTGGGACGCATCCCAGAAGGGTATGGGGATGCCTTCAGTGGGTGTGCTTGCTGGCATAGACTCCTCCAGCCCCCAGGCAAGAGCACAGCTTGCTTGCAAAGCTCCCTTTGCCTTCCTGAGAGGGGAGCTGTGCTCAGGCGTGTGCCAGGTGGCGAGTCACAGCCAAGTTTAGGAGGGCTGTGTATCACTCCTCTGGCATGAGGGTAAGCCAAGCGTGTGTGTTGTCTGCAGCCCCACACCCCATGCAGGGCTGACTTCCCCTCCGGCCAGGGCAGTTCCAACACTGCCCTGGGGGGGAAGCTGTTCTAAGCACCAGGCTGCCCCTGGGCACAGCCCCCGGGAACCTCGAAGGCTGTGACCCTCCAGGGTAACCTTGCGGGTGCTCCCACAGCTTGGGGGCCCTGCAGGAGGGCGAGGGCCTTGTGGAAAAGGAGGCGGGGGCCAGTGTGCTGGTGGATGGAGCAAGCTGGGAGAGAGGACACGGCTTGTGCTCAGGCATGGGAGCTTGCGGTGCCGGGCTCCTCCTTGTCGGGAGGACACGAGCAGCCTCACTGAAAGGCACTCGGTTGACCTGGCCTCTCTGCATGGGACCTGTCCAGCACTTGCTGGCATGCTTCTGCTCATTCGGAGAAGTTCCTGCCCTATAATTCTTGGGTGTCTCATGCCAGCTTTGAAAAGGGGCGTCCGTGGCAGGATTATCATGGGGAAAGCAAGAAGTGAAGAGGCTATGTTGTAGGAACAACAAACACAACCCGTGCGATGAGCTAGGCTCTTTTGCATGTGAGGTGAGTCTGCTGGCAAATTACTGCCCACGTACGGGGTGACTCTGGGCCTGGGGCGGTGCAGGAGCTCTATAAAAGCCGGCCAAACTCCCCACTCGCTCAGCCACTTCTCTCGCCTCCACCTCCTTGGGAACCAGGTGAGTCTGaagccctttctcctcctgctcctgctgcacgTCTCAGCTGATacgtgctgtgctgtgctctgctgggTCTTGGGGCTGcttgggagagggaaagagggcaGAAGTTCTGGCATGGTGAGAGGCTGGTGCTTGCCTGAGGGGTGTTCTGGGCTCTGGGCTGGGGAGGACCCTGCTTGGCTCAGGTTGCCCTGCGCAGAGCCTTTGGGCAGTGGAGGCAAAGCAGGAGGCTGTGCTTTGGGCTGCGTGGCCCGCGCTGCCGGCCCACCAGGTGCCTTGACTGCCTGGTGGCAGGGTCACAGGCTGCTCCTCCCACCTTCAGACATGTCCTCCCCTatgctctgcttcctccctgccctctctctCGCAGGTGCACCTCCCACCTTCAGACATGTCCTGCTACAACCCATGCGTGCCATGCCAGCCCAGCGGGCCAGCCCCGCTGGCCAGCAGCTGCAATGAGCCCTGTGTtaggcagtgccaggactccACCGTTGTCATCCAACCCTCTGCCGTGGTGGTGACCCTGCCCGGccccatcctcagctccttcccgcAGAGCACCGCCGTGGGATCCAGCACCTCTGCTGCCGTTGgcagcatcctcagctctcAGGGAGTCCCCATCTCCTCCGGAGGCTTCAGCCTCTCTGGCTTCGGCGGCCGTTTCGGTGGCTCCAGGTGCCTGCCCTGCTAAAGCTGCTGGTGATGGCCCCAGAGGAGGACCCCTTGGAGCCCAGAAGATGGTACCGGAATGAGGATGGAGCTCCTGCCATCGAATTCAGAAgttctgtctgcttttcccttcttccaccctctcctttccctcccacgTCCCTGCTGTCCTCTGCTGCTGTGCGCCCCTAGGGGGCACTGCTGGCCCCTCTCCCTCTGTGGGTGAAGactctcggctgccctggtGCTTCCTGCCCCGCGGCCTCCACTTGGAGCAAGCTCCTTTCCTTCTATTGACGCATTAAAGGTCTTCTGCATGCACGCCTGGGTCTCCACGTCGTCCTTTCCTCTGTGGTTGCTCTCCCAAGCTGCCCAGGGAGAAAGGCAGTGCTCTGGGGCACGTGGGGTGGTTTGTGGGCACATGAAGAGCCTTCAGCATTCACAGAGGAAGTGGCGGGTGGACACACTGCAGCAGTGGCCTTTGAGGCCGTCTCCCTTGGAGCTGCGGAGGACGACCCTGGCTCCTCTAGAGCTCAGAGTCATCAGGTGTGGCCTTGTAGTGCTTCTGCCCAGAAATGCCCTCTCACGTCCCAGTGCACGTCCTTCGGACTGGGAGCCGGAGCACCGCTGACCTCCAGTGAAGAGCCCTGGCTGTGGGAGGctctgggagggcagcagcccGGCAAGCTCTTGGGGGCAGGAGTTTCTCTAGCTCTGGATGGAACTGTGCTGCGGGAGGAGGCTCAGGCAGAAGAGGCTTCCCCAAGGGGAGAAGGTGTGAGAATGGGAGGCAATCGGCTTGCAGGCAGCGCAtgttttccccctccttccatCGATGCCCTGGGTTTCCTGGGGAAAGCTTCTGGGGAGAGGCAAAGTGTGAGAGGCTCAAGGCAGGAGAGAGGTGGGGGTGCAGTCTGAGTGTCCCAAGAGTGGCCGGGAGGTCCCCAAAGCAGTGCTGTCACCAGCAGGA
This genomic interval from Rhea pennata isolate bPtePen1 chromosome 26, bPtePen1.pri, whole genome shotgun sequence contains the following:
- the LOC134151111 gene encoding uncharacterized protein LOC134151111, with the protein product MRRLALELMRRRPRVLADRIEGYRESGPTSPQAHSLVSLKGRGGPGRLPMPGKCESAGKLLPTYGVTLGLGRCRSSIKAGQTPHSLSHFSRLHLLGNQVHLPPSDMSCYNPCVPCQPSGPAPLASSCNEPCVRQCQDSTVVIQPSAVVVTLPGPILSSFPQSTAVGSSTSAAVGSILSSQGVPISSGGFSLSGFGGRFGGSRCLPC
- the LOC134151110 gene encoding feather beta keratin-like; this translates as MTQLLFAVLQHSETFPKHHDAFKAFKRGLAVTFASSLSTCESAGKLLPTYGVTLGLGRCRSSIKAGQTPHSLSHFSRLHLLGNQVHLPPSDMSCYNPCVPCQPSGPAPLASSCNEPCVRQCQDSTVVIQPSAVVVTLPGPILSSFPQSTAVGSSTSAAVGSILSSQGVPISSGGFSLSGIGGRYGGSRCLPC